In Allomuricauda ruestringensis DSM 13258, the following proteins share a genomic window:
- a CDS encoding glutamine synthetase beta-grasp domain-containing protein: MSKSKLEYLWLDGYEPTANIRSKTRIEEDFSGKLEDCPMWSFDGSSTKQAEGGSSDRLLKPVAIYPDPARRNGYLVMTEVMNADGTPHVSNSRATIDDADDDFWFGFEQEYFIMDTATQLPLGFPVGGYPGPQGLYYCSVGGRNTWGRDLVEEHADLCLDAGLTFEGINQEVAAGQWEFQLFAKGAKKAGDEIWVARYMLQRLTESYGYYIEYHPKPVKGDWNGSGMHANFSNTLLRTCGSKETYEKVCEAFRPVTDEHIDVYGEFNDERLTGKHETAHVSDFSYGVSDRGASIRIPIMTVEKGWKGWLEDRRPASNADPYKVAARIIKTVKSANV; this comes from the coding sequence ATGAGCAAATCTAAATTAGAGTATCTATGGTTGGATGGTTATGAACCAACGGCCAACATTAGAAGTAAAACTAGAATAGAAGAAGATTTTAGTGGTAAATTGGAAGACTGCCCCATGTGGTCCTTCGATGGTTCATCTACAAAACAAGCCGAAGGCGGTTCCTCTGACCGCCTGTTGAAGCCTGTTGCCATTTACCCTGATCCCGCAAGAAGAAATGGTTATTTGGTTATGACCGAGGTAATGAATGCTGATGGAACCCCGCACGTGAGCAATTCCAGAGCCACCATCGATGATGCAGATGATGATTTCTGGTTTGGATTTGAGCAGGAATACTTTATTATGGACACTGCAACCCAACTACCATTAGGATTCCCTGTTGGTGGTTATCCTGGGCCTCAAGGTCTTTACTATTGTTCTGTTGGAGGAAGAAATACTTGGGGAAGAGATCTTGTTGAGGAGCATGCCGACCTTTGTTTGGACGCCGGACTTACCTTTGAAGGTATCAACCAAGAGGTTGCCGCCGGACAGTGGGAATTCCAATTGTTCGCCAAAGGTGCCAAGAAAGCTGGTGATGAAATTTGGGTAGCGCGTTACATGCTACAAAGATTGACAGAAAGCTACGGATACTACATCGAATACCACCCAAAACCTGTTAAAGGTGACTGGAACGGTTCCGGTATGCATGCCAACTTCTCCAATACTTTGTTGAGAACTTGCGGGTCTAAAGAAACTTACGAAAAAGTATGTGAAGCGTTCCGTCCAGTAACCGATGAGCACATTGATGTTTATGGTGAGTTCAACGATGAAAGATTGACCGGTAAGCACGAAACAGCGCACGTTTCTGATTTTTCTTATGGAGTATCGGATAGAGGTGCTTCCATTAGAATTCCAATTATGACTGTTGAAAAAGGTTGGAAAGGTTGGTTGGAAGATAGAAGACCAGCTTCCAATGCAGATCCATACAAAGTTGCAGCCAGAATTATTAAAACGGTTAAATCCGCAAACGTATAA
- a CDS encoding FAD:protein FMN transferase, which translates to MKSLIAFICSFSCLLSFGQLRQTDVTVKKTLKLMGTRFEITVVAPNEDIGYINIDEAVSEIERIEKIISSWDKDSETSLINKNAGIKPVKVSQELIDLIERSIKISEITDGAFDITYASMDEIWRFDGTMDKIPSEEEIKKSILKVGYQKIQLDQDAQTVFLPEKGMCIGFGAIGKGYAADRAKELLVSKEVKGGIINASGDLTTWGTKVTGEKWLVGIANPLSKDKVFSWLPIIESSVATSGNYEKYIELDGKKYSHIIDPRTGYPTTGINSVSIFAKQAELCDALATAVFIMGRDVGLHMINQIDGVEAVVVDSKNKVHKSSGIMFDTN; encoded by the coding sequence ATGAAAAGCCTTATAGCCTTTATCTGCAGTTTTTCTTGTCTGCTGTCGTTTGGGCAGTTGAGGCAAACAGATGTCACTGTAAAAAAGACCCTAAAACTTATGGGTACCCGGTTCGAGATTACCGTAGTGGCACCGAACGAGGATATTGGCTACATCAATATAGATGAAGCTGTTTCAGAAATTGAACGTATAGAAAAAATCATCTCATCATGGGATAAGGATTCCGAAACATCTTTGATCAACAAAAATGCTGGGATAAAACCAGTTAAGGTGAGTCAAGAATTGATTGATTTAATCGAGAGGTCCATCAAAATATCGGAAATAACAGATGGGGCCTTTGATATTACCTATGCCTCCATGGATGAGATTTGGAGGTTTGATGGAACCATGGATAAAATTCCTTCAGAAGAAGAAATTAAAAAGTCCATTTTAAAAGTCGGGTATCAAAAAATACAGTTGGACCAAGATGCCCAAACCGTTTTTTTGCCCGAAAAAGGTATGTGCATTGGGTTTGGAGCTATCGGAAAGGGGTATGCAGCAGATAGGGCCAAAGAACTCTTGGTGTCCAAAGAAGTGAAAGGCGGAATCATCAATGCTTCGGGTGACCTTACCACTTGGGGCACTAAGGTCACAGGTGAAAAATGGCTGGTGGGCATTGCTAATCCACTGAGCAAGGATAAAGTGTTCAGTTGGCTACCAATAATCGAGTCTTCCGTAGCTACTTCGGGCAATTACGAAAAGTATATTGAGCTGGACGGAAAAAAATATTCGCACATCATTGACCCGCGAACAGGGTACCCTACCACAGGTATTAATAGCGTATCGATTTTTGCAAAACAAGCTGAATTGTGCGATGCCCTTGCCACAGCAGTTTTTATAATGGGCCGGGACGTTGGTCTGCACATGATCAACCAAATTGACGGTGTGGAGGCCGTTGTGGTAGATTCCAAAAATAAGGTTCATAAAAGTTCAGGTATCATGTTCGATACGAATTAG
- the prfA gene encoding peptide chain release factor 1 — MLDKLNIVKQRFDEVSDLIIQPDIIADQKRYVKLNKEYKDLKLLSDKRDEYISLTNNIQEAEEIIADGSDTEMLEMAKMQLDEAKSALPKLEEEIKYLLIPKDPEDEKNVVMEIRAGTGGDEASIFAGDLFRMYTKYCESKGWKTNVIDLSEGTSGGYKEIHFEVNGEDVYGTLKFEAGVHRVQRVPQTETQGRVHTSAATVMVIPEAEEFDVQIDPKDVRIDYFCSSGPGGQSVNTTYSAVRLTHEPTGIVAQCQDEKSQHKNKDKAFKVLRSRLYDMELAKKQAEDAAKRNSQVSSGDRSAKIRTYNYPQGRVTDHRIGLTLYDLQNIINGDVQKIIDELMLVENTEKLKEASEIF; from the coding sequence ATGCTAGACAAACTCAACATTGTAAAACAGCGTTTTGATGAGGTTTCGGACCTCATCATACAACCCGATATTATTGCGGACCAAAAAAGGTACGTAAAGCTAAACAAAGAGTACAAAGACTTGAAGTTGCTCAGCGACAAACGCGACGAATACATAAGCCTTACCAACAATATCCAGGAAGCAGAAGAAATTATTGCCGACGGTAGTGATACAGAAATGTTGGAAATGGCCAAAATGCAATTGGACGAGGCCAAAAGTGCCTTGCCCAAATTGGAAGAAGAAATCAAATACTTGTTGATTCCGAAGGATCCTGAAGACGAGAAAAACGTAGTAATGGAAATCCGAGCAGGAACTGGAGGGGACGAGGCCAGTATTTTTGCTGGAGACCTATTCCGTATGTACACCAAATATTGCGAATCCAAAGGATGGAAAACCAACGTAATCGATTTGAGCGAAGGAACTAGCGGTGGATACAAGGAAATCCATTTTGAGGTAAACGGTGAGGATGTATACGGAACCCTGAAGTTTGAAGCCGGGGTGCACCGTGTACAACGTGTACCACAGACCGAAACCCAAGGTAGGGTGCATACTAGTGCGGCTACCGTTATGGTGATTCCCGAGGCGGAAGAGTTCGATGTTCAAATAGACCCAAAAGATGTACGGATTGATTACTTCTGTTCCTCTGGACCTGGAGGGCAATCGGTGAACACTACATACTCAGCAGTACGTTTAACCCACGAACCCACAGGGATTGTAGCGCAATGTCAAGACGAAAAGTCCCAACACAAGAACAAGGATAAAGCCTTTAAAGTACTTCGTTCCCGTTTGTACGATATGGAATTGGCCAAGAAACAGGCCGAGGATGCTGCCAAACGTAATTCGCAGGTGAGTAGCGGAGATCGTTCGGCAAAAATCCGTACCTACAATTATCCACAGGGTAGGGTAACCGACCACCGAATTGGTCTAACACTGTACGATTTACAGAACATCATCAATGGAGATGTCCAAAAGATAATCGATGAGTTGATGTTGGTGGAAAACACCGAGAAACTCAAAGAAGCTTCGGAGATATTTTAA
- the pyrF gene encoding orotidine-5'-phosphate decarboxylase: MKIEDLIAQIHQKKSFLCVGLDTDLDKIPEHLLKEEDPIFAFNKAIIDATHPYCVAYKPNIAFYEAYGLEGWKSLERTMAYLNANHPEMFTIADAKRGDIGNTSTRYAKAFFETMDFDSITIAPYMGKDSVEPFLEFEGRHTILLALTSNQGAFDFQTKNVDGQELYKEVLSVSKTYKGAERLMYVVGATKASYLEDIREIVPESFLLVPGVGAQGGSLQEVCKYGITKDIGLLVNSSRGILYASTGLDFAETAAKKAQEIQQEMQIELSKIK; this comes from the coding sequence ATGAAGATAGAAGATTTAATTGCCCAAATACATCAAAAAAAATCGTTCCTCTGTGTTGGTCTCGACACGGATTTAGATAAAATTCCAGAACACCTCTTAAAAGAAGAAGACCCTATTTTCGCTTTCAACAAGGCTATAATTGATGCTACGCATCCTTATTGTGTAGCCTACAAGCCCAATATTGCTTTTTATGAGGCTTATGGTCTGGAAGGATGGAAATCCTTGGAACGTACCATGGCATATTTGAATGCCAATCATCCAGAAATGTTTACCATAGCTGATGCGAAACGTGGAGATATCGGTAATACATCCACTCGCTATGCCAAGGCGTTTTTCGAAACCATGGATTTTGATTCCATTACCATTGCTCCTTACATGGGCAAGGATTCTGTAGAGCCTTTTTTGGAGTTTGAGGGCAGGCATACCATTTTGTTGGCACTTACGTCCAATCAAGGGGCTTTTGATTTTCAGACCAAAAATGTAGATGGTCAGGAATTGTATAAAGAAGTATTGTCCGTCTCTAAAACGTACAAAGGTGCAGAAAGGCTAATGTATGTGGTGGGTGCCACTAAAGCTTCTTATCTTGAGGATATTAGGGAAATTGTACCAGAAAGTTTTTTGTTGGTGCCCGGAGTTGGTGCGCAAGGGGGAAGTTTGCAAGAAGTTTGCAAGTATGGAATTACCAAGGATATAGGTTTGTTGGTGAATTCTTCTCGAGGTATTTTATATGCCTCAACAGGTTTGGATTTTGCTGAAACCGCTGCGAAAAAGGCACAAGAAATCCAGCAAGAAATGCAAATTGAACTGAGCAAAATCAAATAG
- a CDS encoding calcium/sodium antiporter produces the protein MGNLLFIVLGLVLLIAGGNWLLKSAVALSLRLYIPKIIIGMTVVSFATSAPELIVSVKAALDGFPDLSLGNVVGSNIANLGLVLAITIIMGSINVRKSFYTTDWPVMMVASLLFCGFIYFDGVLQQYEGIILVSLLFVFLVYLLRFQKTAVVDEMPEDDVPLPLYKIALFLGIGGTALWGGSELLIDGAIGLASSFGVSDRVIGITIVSVGTSIPELAASVIAVLKKEKAISLGNLIGSNIFNLLAVLGITSIITPITVMDEGLLSSDIFWMLGISFLILPLVFFPKGLRLGWRDGLILLAFYATFIYFTIK, from the coding sequence TTGGGAAATCTACTTTTTATTGTTTTGGGATTGGTCCTTTTGATAGCCGGGGGGAATTGGTTATTAAAATCGGCAGTTGCTTTATCCCTGAGATTGTACATCCCCAAAATTATTATTGGTATGACGGTGGTGTCGTTCGCTACCTCTGCTCCAGAACTTATTGTTAGTGTAAAAGCTGCTTTGGATGGTTTCCCTGATCTTTCTTTGGGAAATGTGGTAGGTTCCAATATTGCCAATTTAGGATTGGTTTTGGCAATCACCATTATTATGGGAAGTATAAATGTACGGAAGAGTTTTTATACCACCGATTGGCCTGTAATGATGGTCGCTTCGCTTTTGTTCTGTGGTTTCATCTATTTTGATGGAGTGCTTCAGCAATATGAAGGAATTATTCTTGTATCCCTTCTATTTGTGTTCTTGGTGTACCTGCTTAGATTTCAAAAAACGGCGGTTGTGGACGAAATGCCCGAAGATGATGTACCCCTACCATTATACAAGATTGCACTTTTCTTGGGAATTGGTGGAACGGCACTTTGGGGAGGTTCCGAATTACTTATAGATGGAGCCATAGGCCTTGCATCCTCATTTGGGGTCAGTGATCGTGTAATTGGAATTACCATTGTTTCCGTAGGAACAAGCATCCCTGAACTGGCAGCATCGGTAATAGCGGTGCTAAAAAAAGAGAAGGCTATATCCTTGGGAAACTTGATAGGTTCCAACATTTTCAATTTATTGGCCGTTTTGGGAATTACCTCAATAATTACTCCCATAACCGTTATGGACGAAGGATTGTTGTCCAGTGATATCTTTTGGATGTTGGGGATTTCTTTCCTTATCCTTCCTTTGGTGTTCTTCCCAAAAGGGCTGCGCTTGGGGTGGAGAGATGGATTGATACTCTTGGCATTTTATGCCACCTTTATCTATTTTACCATAAAATAA
- a CDS encoding AIR synthase related protein: MSSDTSKRYAQRGVSASKEDVHNAIKNIDKGLFPKAFCKIVPDYLTGSDDHCLVMHADGAGTKSSLAYMYWKETGDVSVWKGIAQDALIMNVDDLICVGATDNILLSSTIGRNKNLIPGEVISAIINGTEALISDLDKHGITIRSTGGETADVGDLVRTIIVDSTVTARMERKNVIDNANIKAGDVIVGLASFGKATYETEYNGGMGSNGLTSARHDVFSKYLAEKYPESFDASVPEELVYSGNTKLTDAVPDSPLDAGKLVLSPTRTYAPIIKKVLEKYTSKEIHGMVHCSGGAQTKILHFVENLHIIKDNMFAIPPLFKLIQEQSGTDWKEMYQVFNCGHRMELYVNEQVAEEIISISKSFDVDAQIIGRVESASSKKLTIQSSYGKFDY; this comes from the coding sequence ATGTCATCGGATACCAGTAAAAGATATGCCCAAAGAGGTGTTTCGGCCTCCAAAGAAGATGTGCACAACGCAATCAAGAATATAGACAAAGGGCTTTTCCCCAAAGCGTTCTGCAAAATTGTACCCGATTATTTAACAGGTAGCGATGACCATTGTTTGGTAATGCACGCCGATGGTGCCGGCACCAAATCTTCCTTGGCATACATGTACTGGAAAGAAACAGGCGATGTTTCGGTTTGGAAAGGCATTGCCCAAGATGCACTCATTATGAATGTGGATGACCTGATTTGTGTGGGTGCCACCGATAACATACTATTGTCATCAACCATTGGGCGAAACAAAAATTTGATTCCGGGTGAAGTAATTTCGGCCATTATCAATGGTACCGAAGCGCTTATTTCCGATTTGGACAAGCATGGCATCACCATTCGTTCCACAGGAGGTGAAACCGCTGATGTGGGTGATTTGGTGCGGACTATTATCGTGGATTCCACGGTAACGGCCCGAATGGAACGAAAAAACGTGATAGATAACGCCAATATCAAAGCTGGAGATGTAATCGTTGGCCTGGCTTCCTTTGGAAAGGCGACTTATGAGACTGAATACAACGGCGGTATGGGCAGTAACGGATTAACATCTGCCAGACACGATGTGTTCTCCAAATATCTGGCTGAGAAATATCCAGAAAGCTTTGATGCTTCAGTTCCGGAAGAATTGGTGTATTCTGGAAACACAAAACTCACAGATGCAGTGCCCGATTCTCCGTTAGATGCAGGTAAATTGGTGCTGTCCCCAACAAGAACCTACGCACCCATCATTAAAAAAGTATTGGAAAAATATACTTCCAAAGAAATACATGGCATGGTGCATTGTAGCGGAGGGGCACAGACCAAAATTCTTCATTTTGTGGAAAACCTTCACATCATCAAGGACAATATGTTTGCGATTCCACCCCTGTTCAAACTAATTCAAGAACAATCAGGGACCGATTGGAAAGAGATGTACCAGGTTTTTAATTGTGGTCACCGAATGGAACTCTATGTGAATGAGCAGGTTGCAGAAGAAATCATTTCCATTTCCAAAAGTTTTGATGTGGATGCCCAAATTATTGGTCGGGTAGAATCCGCTAGTAGTAAAAAGTTGACTATCCAAAGCTCGTACGGCAAGTTTGATTATTAA
- a CDS encoding ubiquinol-cytochrome c reductase iron-sulfur subunit, with amino-acid sequence MERKEFLRSLGAGAAFALTFPCLQGCSKDDVNGDIVEEPTGVDFTVDLTSQEAQALASNGGFILKNLVVIVKNLEGEYVAASQVCSHQSYDQVRFVDESGGIFYCDVHGSRFDQDGAPLNQVDSSPARALKVYNTELNGSILRIYE; translated from the coding sequence ATGGAAAGAAAAGAGTTTCTGCGAAGTTTGGGCGCAGGCGCAGCCTTTGCACTTACGTTCCCCTGTTTACAAGGGTGTTCCAAGGATGATGTGAACGGAGATATAGTGGAAGAGCCCACTGGTGTCGACTTTACAGTAGACCTTACATCGCAAGAAGCTCAAGCTTTGGCTTCCAATGGAGGTTTTATATTAAAAAACTTAGTGGTTATCGTTAAAAATTTAGAAGGTGAATATGTGGCCGCAAGTCAGGTTTGCAGCCATCAATCTTATGATCAAGTGCGATTTGTAGATGAAAGTGGCGGTATTTTTTATTGCGATGTGCATGGATCTCGTTTTGATCAAGATGGAGCACCCCTTAACCAGGTTGACAGCTCCCCCGCAAGAGCACTCAAGGTTTACAATACGGAACTGAACGGTTCCATTTTACGGATTTATGAATAG
- a CDS encoding glutamine synthetase III codes for MPKTRFQALVESRNREYATINETGKRSDLFGKHVFNEEKMLQFLTAEAFDKVKSAIYQGNKIDRKIADQVAEGMKAWALSMGATHYTHWFQPLTGATAEKHDAFFDILPDGRAMEKFGGAQLVQQEPDASSFPSGGIRNTFEARGYTAWDPTSPAFIYKTTLCIPTIFVAYTGEALDNKAPLLRALQAIDQAATGVAQYFDKNVRKVHATLGWEQEYFLIDKSLVNSRLDLSVTGRTLVGSFSAKGQQLDDHYFGVIPARVLGFMSELEKECTKLGIPVKTRHNEVAPNQFELAPVFEEANLSVDHNLLLMDVMEEIADKYNFSVLFHEKPFAGINGSGKHNNWSLGTDTGVNLLSPGTTPMKNLQFLTFFVNTIKAVDTYEELLRASIASASNDHRLGANEAPPPIISIFIGQQLSDVLDELEGVSKGKLSPQEKTELKLNVVGKIPEILLDNTDRNRTSPFAFTGNKFEMRGVGAKMNCAKPMTTLNTIVAKQLTDFKKEVDTLIDKKNLKKDEAVFNVLREYIKTSKRIRFEGDGYGIEWQEEARRRKLSFNKNTPEALQVITSKESYELFKQMGVMNEVELKAHKEVELGAYIFHIQIEGRVLGEMVYNHIIPAAIKYQNMLLENIHGLKEVYGAAHKKVAEGQLNILEQIGEHIVDIKKLTDEMADARRRANGMSVVDKKAQAYCNNVKPYFDKIREHSDKLEKLIADEFWPFTKYREMLFSK; via the coding sequence ATGCCTAAAACACGATTTCAAGCCTTGGTAGAAAGCCGCAACAGGGAATATGCCACTATTAATGAAACAGGGAAAAGATCCGACCTGTTCGGTAAGCATGTATTTAACGAAGAAAAAATGCTGCAATTTTTGACAGCAGAAGCATTTGATAAAGTAAAATCAGCCATTTATCAAGGAAATAAGATCGACAGGAAGATTGCCGATCAAGTCGCTGAGGGTATGAAAGCTTGGGCACTATCCATGGGGGCCACGCATTACACACATTGGTTTCAGCCATTAACAGGAGCCACCGCAGAAAAGCACGATGCATTTTTTGATATCCTTCCCGACGGAAGGGCCATGGAGAAGTTTGGGGGCGCACAATTGGTGCAGCAAGAACCCGATGCATCCAGTTTTCCGAGCGGAGGAATCAGAAACACTTTTGAGGCACGCGGCTATACGGCCTGGGACCCGACCTCCCCAGCATTTATTTACAAAACAACCCTATGTATACCCACCATATTTGTAGCATATACGGGGGAAGCACTGGACAATAAAGCACCACTGTTGAGGGCGTTGCAGGCCATAGATCAGGCCGCGACAGGTGTAGCGCAGTATTTTGATAAGAATGTAAGAAAGGTGCATGCCACGCTAGGGTGGGAGCAAGAATATTTTTTGATTGATAAATCATTGGTGAATTCCCGTTTGGACCTTTCCGTGACAGGGCGAACCCTAGTAGGTAGTTTTTCGGCTAAGGGACAACAACTGGACGACCACTATTTTGGAGTGATACCGGCAAGGGTCTTAGGTTTTATGAGTGAACTGGAAAAGGAATGTACCAAACTTGGAATCCCTGTAAAAACGCGCCATAATGAGGTAGCGCCAAACCAGTTCGAACTTGCCCCGGTTTTTGAAGAAGCCAACCTCTCCGTGGACCATAATTTATTGTTGATGGATGTAATGGAGGAGATTGCAGACAAATACAATTTTTCCGTACTGTTCCACGAAAAGCCATTTGCGGGCATCAACGGGTCGGGCAAGCACAACAATTGGTCCTTGGGTACCGATACGGGGGTGAACCTATTGAGCCCCGGTACAACACCCATGAAAAATCTTCAGTTCTTGACTTTCTTCGTGAACACCATCAAAGCTGTGGATACATACGAGGAATTGTTGAGAGCTTCCATTGCCTCGGCGAGTAACGACCACAGATTGGGCGCCAATGAAGCACCACCACCTATTATTTCCATCTTTATAGGACAACAATTAAGCGATGTGCTGGACGAACTCGAAGGGGTTTCCAAAGGAAAATTGTCTCCACAGGAAAAAACAGAACTCAAGCTCAATGTAGTAGGTAAGATTCCGGAAATATTGCTGGACAATACGGACAGGAACCGGACATCTCCATTTGCGTTTACCGGAAACAAGTTTGAGATGAGGGGGGTAGGTGCCAAGATGAACTGTGCCAAGCCCATGACCACGCTCAACACCATCGTGGCCAAGCAGCTTACCGACTTTAAAAAGGAAGTCGATACACTGATTGACAAGAAAAACCTGAAAAAGGACGAGGCGGTCTTCAATGTGCTTCGTGAATACATAAAAACTTCCAAACGCATCCGTTTTGAAGGTGATGGATATGGTATTGAATGGCAAGAAGAAGCAAGAAGGCGAAAGTTGAGCTTCAATAAAAATACACCAGAGGCACTCCAAGTAATCACATCAAAGGAAAGCTACGAGCTCTTCAAGCAAATGGGGGTGATGAACGAAGTGGAGCTCAAGGCCCACAAAGAGGTGGAATTGGGCGCTTATATTTTCCATATTCAGATAGAAGGTCGTGTATTGGGCGAAATGGTGTACAACCACATCATTCCCGCCGCGATCAAGTACCAAAACATGTTGTTGGAGAACATTCATGGGTTAAAAGAGGTCTATGGAGCGGCGCACAAGAAAGTGGCCGAAGGTCAATTGAACATTCTGGAACAGATCGGAGAGCACATTGTGGACATCAAAAAACTTACCGATGAAATGGCGGATGCCAGAAGGCGAGCCAATGGCATGTCCGTAGTGGATAAAAAGGCCCAGGCTTATTGCAATAATGTGAAACCGTATTTTGATAAAATCCGGGAACATTCCGATAAATTGGAGAAACTGATCGCGGATGAATTTTGGCCATTTACCAAATACAGGGAAATGTTGTTTTCCAAATAG
- a CDS encoding DUF3570 domain-containing protein produces the protein MTQSSKSAKTVFVVLLFLMVSLGWSQQGDTSYKRRVLEASEVDLLFSYYDQDGQNAAVTGGEGTEELTDATSSIVLRMPMNEDDVLTVDVGLSAYTSASSSNVNPLDGGLNATPFDASSGESRKDVLVYINPTYQHSSHDRNSIWSANAYFSSEYDYFSFGFGGSYTKLFNEKNTEITLSGNVYLDKWNSQYPIELRDGFFDDRITGNGAYNPIFSEFEDEKRNSYSLSLNFSQILSQKLQGALFMDVVSQNGLLSTPFQRVYFSDFEDFYIDDFQLADNVEQLPDSRFKIPVGGRLNYYLNDLVVLRSYYRFYWDDWGIRSHTASLEAPFKLTNRFTLYPSYRYYTQTAADYFYPKEQALSTYDFYTSDYDLSKYDAHQYGMGVQYKDIFTSARVLNFGLKTINLRFSQYDRSDGLNAFIVTLGTTFVGN, from the coding sequence ATGACCCAATCATCCAAATCAGCAAAAACCGTTTTCGTAGTCTTATTATTTTTGATGGTATCCTTGGGATGGTCGCAACAGGGTGATACCTCGTACAAACGAAGGGTGTTGGAGGCAAGTGAGGTTGACTTGCTTTTTAGCTATTACGATCAAGATGGGCAAAATGCGGCAGTTACAGGTGGCGAAGGTACTGAGGAATTAACGGACGCTACCTCTAGCATTGTCTTGCGAATGCCCATGAACGAGGACGATGTTTTAACTGTGGATGTGGGGTTGTCCGCCTATACTTCGGCATCTTCCAGTAATGTAAATCCTTTGGACGGCGGACTCAATGCTACTCCGTTTGATGCTTCTTCGGGAGAATCTCGAAAGGATGTTTTGGTCTATATCAACCCAACTTATCAGCACAGTTCCCACGACCGTAACTCCATTTGGAGTGCCAATGCCTATTTTTCGTCGGAGTACGATTATTTTTCCTTTGGCTTTGGAGGCAGTTACACCAAGTTATTCAACGAGAAGAACACAGAAATCACACTTAGTGGTAATGTATATTTGGATAAATGGAATTCACAGTACCCTATCGAACTACGTGATGGTTTCTTTGATGACCGTATCACCGGAAACGGTGCTTACAATCCGATTTTTTCTGAGTTTGAGGATGAAAAGCGGAATTCTTACTCACTTTCCTTGAATTTCTCCCAGATCTTGAGCCAAAAATTGCAAGGTGCCCTATTTATGGATGTGGTATCTCAGAACGGATTGTTGAGCACGCCATTCCAACGCGTGTATTTCTCGGATTTTGAAGATTTTTATATTGATGATTTCCAATTGGCGGATAATGTGGAGCAATTGCCCGATAGCAGGTTCAAAATACCTGTGGGCGGAAGGTTAAATTATTATTTAAATGATTTGGTAGTGCTGCGCTCGTATTATCGTTTTTATTGGGACGATTGGGGAATTCGTTCCCATACCGCAAGTTTGGAAGCACCTTTTAAGTTGACGAACAGGTTCACCCTATACCCAAGTTACCGATATTATACCCAAACGGCGGCTGACTATTTTTATCCCAAGGAGCAAGCGTTATCTACCTATGATTTCTATACTTCGGATTACGATTTGTCCAAATACGATGCCCATCAGTATGGAATGGGAGTGCAGTACAAGGATATTTTTACTAGTGCCCGAGTGCTCAATTTTGGACTGAAAACCATCAATCTGCGTTTTAGTCAGTACGATAGAAGTGATGGCCTCAATGCCTTTATTGTTACCCTTGGGACTACTTTTGTTGGGAACTGA
- a CDS encoding DUF4266 domain-containing protein: protein MGRPLFLLLLLIFSSSCVAVREYDKVYVNDEEMQLSARPCERFETNFHIYREASSGANGGKTGGGCGCN, encoded by the coding sequence ATGGGAAGACCTCTTTTTTTGCTACTACTCTTAATTTTCTCAAGTTCCTGTGTCGCCGTTCGTGAATACGATAAAGTTTACGTGAACGACGAAGAGATGCAGTTGAGTGCGCGACCTTGCGAACGTTTTGAAACCAATTTCCATATTTATAGAGAGGCCTCCTCTGGTGCCAACGGAGGCAAAACGGGCGGTGGATGCGGATGTAATTGA
- a CDS encoding thioredoxin family protein codes for MKHLIYILIFVCTGILQAQEWQDNFDDALAKAATEDKPIVLVFSGSDWCAPCIRLKRHVFDSEEFKAYASEHYVMYDADFPRKKKNQLPEEKLNVNKSLAAKYNPKGYFPLVVVMDKNQNVLGTTGFVARTSPEKYIRTLNKFLK; via the coding sequence ATGAAACATCTAATCTACATACTGATCTTTGTATGTACCGGTATACTTCAGGCCCAAGAATGGCAAGATAATTTTGATGATGCCCTTGCCAAGGCTGCAACAGAAGATAAACCCATTGTTTTGGTCTTTTCTGGTTCGGATTGGTGCGCGCCATGTATCCGTTTAAAAAGACATGTTTTTGATAGCGAGGAGTTCAAAGCCTATGCCTCTGAGCATTATGTGATGTATGATGCAGATTTTCCCCGCAAAAAGAAAAATCAATTACCCGAAGAAAAATTAAATGTGAATAAGTCCTTGGCCGCAAAATATAACCCAAAGGGTTATTTCCCATTGGTTGTGGTAATGGATAAGAACCAAAACGTTTTGGGCACCACAGGTTTTGTGGCCCGAACCAGTCCCGAAAAATATATCAGAACACTTAACAAATTTCTAAAATGA